A stretch of the Muntiacus reevesi chromosome 8, mMunRee1.1, whole genome shotgun sequence genome encodes the following:
- the CEP19 gene encoding centrosomal protein of 19 kDa yields MMCTAKKCGIRFQPPAIILIYENEMKGKSRQRIMPVRNFSKYSDCSRAAEQLKNNPRHKGYLEQVSLKQLEKLFSFLRGNLWGQSLAETMEQIQRETTTDPEEDLNKLDDKELAKRKSIMDELFEKNQKKKDDPNFVYDIEVEFPQDEQLQSCGWDTESAEEF; encoded by the exons ATGATGTGCACTGCCAAAAAATGTGGAATTAGGTTCCAGCCTCCGGCTATTATCTTAATCTATGAGAAtgaaatgaaggggaaaagtCGCCAGCGCATCATGCCAGTCCGAAACTTTTCCAAGTATTCAG ATTGCAGCAGAGCTGCTGAACAATTAAAGAATAATCCACGACACAAGGGTTACCTGGAACAGGTATCACTGAAGCAGCTAGAGAAGTTATTCAGCTTTTTACGAGGTAACTTGTGGGGGCAGAGTCTGGCAGAAACAATGGAACAGATTCAACGGGAAACAACCACTGATCCTGAGGAAGACCTGAACAAACTAGATGACAAGGAACTTGCCAAAAGGAAGAGCATCATGGATGAACTTTTTGAGAAAAATCAGAAGAAGAAGGATGATCCAAATTTTGTCTATGATATTGAAGTGGAGTTTCCACAGGATGAACAGCTACAGTCCTGTGGCTGGGACACAGAGTCAGCTGAAGAGTTCTGA